The following coding sequences are from one Eptesicus fuscus isolate TK198812 chromosome 7, DD_ASM_mEF_20220401, whole genome shotgun sequence window:
- the C7H12orf42 gene encoding LOW QUALITY PROTEIN: uncharacterized protein C12orf42 homolog (The sequence of the model RefSeq protein was modified relative to this genomic sequence to represent the inferred CDS: inserted 3 bases in 2 codons; substituted 3 bases at 3 genomic stop codons) — MEKLVSSPTPSSEWDETPFSFTVRXEINKRXRGAHKQAWSSPFLEQQMTKKTPFAPSRVSPGSSEAQLEEWMAATKGTLGDLDYQSGFQGKPRNPVGGGAVAMAPEMLRKHPHPFGLRADASLHGNLAGAPLPHFARAPTHLPXKRLIKACSXSPSRPPXRFHTACSQAPPGPGVNAHLH; from the exons atggagaagctAGTCTCTTCCCCAACACCATCCAGTGAATGGGATGAGACCCCATTCAGCTTCACTGTCAGATGAGAAATTAATAAGAG CAGAGGAGCACACAAGCAGGCCTGGAGCAGTCCATTTTTGGAACAGCAAATGACAAAGAA GACCCCTTTTGCCCCTTCGAGGGTCTCCCCAGGTTCCTCAGAGGCCCAGCTGGAGGAATGGATGGCAGCCACCAAAGGCACTCTGGGTGACCTAGATTATCAAAGCGGATTCCAGGGCAAGCCCAGAAATCCAGTTGGAGGAGGCGCAGTTGCCATGGCACCGGAGATGCTCCGGAAGCATCCTCATCCCttt GGGCTCAGGGCAGATGCCTCCCTCCATGGTAATCTGGCAGGAGCACCCCTTCCTCACTTTGCCAGggctcccacccatctcccctGAAAGAGGTTAATCAAGGCTTGCT TgtccccctcccgcccaccctaGCGTTTCCATACGGCTTGTTCACAGGCCCCTCCTGGGCCGGGGGTGAATGCTCACTTACACTGA